TTTATCAAACAAAATTTCTCCTAATTGTTTGGGCGAATTAATATTAAACTCTACTCCTGCAAGAAGATGTATTTCCTTTGTTAACTTCCGGAGTTGTTCATCTAACTCATGACCCATCTTCTCTAACTTATCCTTGTCTACGGATATGCCTGTATGCTCCATCTCACCTAGAACAAACGACAAAGGAAGTTCGAGTTCATAATATAAGGAACTCATTTGATCCTCTTCAATCTTAGAGCGCAGTCTGTCCGAACACTTCTGAACAGCCAGAGACCTCTTTGCGTTCTGTTCTGCCACTTCGGTTTCCGACAATTGGCCCTTCTTCCCGGACAATTTTTTGTAGATGGAATCATCGGCAGGTAAAGCCATACCAATAGATCGCTTGGCTACTTCTCTTAAGCTAAAGTCCGTTTCTGATGGATTCAATAGGTACGAAGCAAGCTTTACATCAAAGGAAATACCGTTCAGTATGAGGTCATGCCACTTTAAGGAGACAGCAGCCCTTTTGACATCATGGATTACCTTAGGACTCGATCCTTGCAGCCAATCTTGAAAAACAGACCACTTATGAATTACCGATTCGGGTACATAAAAGCTTGTATCTCCACATGTTACTCCTATGCCTATAATCCTACTCCGGTGGTAATTTTCACCGTCTAATTCAACATGGAGGGCGCAAGGCTCGGTAAGGTACCGCTCATACGATTCTAGGTTACCTAGAGTGACAATAGTAAACTCAAAATCTTCTTCTAAAATCTCTTGGGTGTCTTCTACAGAACCTAATCGTTCCATAAGGGACTTAAACTCAAACTTCTTGAATATATCTAACACCTTGTTCTGGTCATAATCTTTATACTCGGTGGAGTCTAAATCAATTTCAATGGGAGCGCTTCGCAAAATGGTCGCTAGTTCCTTACTTTTAACTGCATCATCTCGATGTTCCTTAATCTTTTCTTTTAGCTTCTTACCTGATATATCATCCACATGTTCAAGTACACTTTCTACGTTCCCGTATTCATGTAAAAGCTTGAGGGCCGTTTTTTCACCAACACCTGGAATTCCCGGTATATTATCTGATGCGTCTCCCATAAGTCCTTTTAAATCAATAATTTGACTTGGGGACAATCCATACTTTTCTTTTATACTGTCTGGTGTAAACCATTCCACTTCACTTATACCCTTACGTGTTAGTGCCACGTGCACATGATCGGAGACCAGCTGAAGCATATCCTTATCCCCTGTTACTACGATAGCTGGAATGTCCTCTTCATCAGCTTGCTTAGTCAGAGTCCCGATGATATCATCAGCCTCATATCCAGCAAGTTCGTATCGGACAATACCGAACGCATCGAGGAGCTCCTTCATGTAAGGAAACTGTTCCGATAGTTCCCCCGGCGTCTTTTGTCTCCCGCCTTTATAATCTTGATAGTCTTGGTGACGGAATACAACTTTGCCAGCATCGAAGGCGACGAGCAGGTGTGTAGGCTTTTGTTCTTCGAGCACTCTTAACAACATGGTGGTAAATCCATATACTGCATTCGTATGCATACCACTGGCATTACTTAGTGGAGGCAACGCATAAAATGCCCGATTAGCAATACTGTTCCCATCAATAACAACCAACTTTTTATCCAATGCTTCATTC
The Ammoniphilus sp. CFH 90114 DNA segment above includes these coding regions:
- the polA gene encoding DNA polymerase I; protein product: MDKKLVVIDGNSIANRAFYALPPLSNASGMHTNAVYGFTTMLLRVLEEQKPTHLLVAFDAGKVVFRHQDYQDYKGGRQKTPGELSEQFPYMKELLDAFGIVRYELAGYEADDIIGTLTKQADEEDIPAIVVTGDKDMLQLVSDHVHVALTRKGISEVEWFTPDSIKEKYGLSPSQIIDLKGLMGDASDNIPGIPGVGEKTALKLLHEYGNVESVLEHVDDISGKKLKEKIKEHRDDAVKSKELATILRSAPIEIDLDSTEYKDYDQNKVLDIFKKFEFKSLMERLGSVEDTQEILEEDFEFTIVTLGNLESYERYLTEPCALHVELDGENYHRSRIIGIGVTCGDTSFYVPESVIHKWSVFQDWLQGSSPKVIHDVKRAAVSLKWHDLILNGISFDVKLASYLLNPSETDFSLREVAKRSIGMALPADDSIYKKLSGKKGQLSETEVAEQNAKRSLAVQKCSDRLRSKIEEDQMSSLYYELELPLSFVLGEMEHTGISVDKDKLEKMGHELDEQLRKLTKEIHLLAGVEFNINSPKQLGEILFDKLQLPVIKKTKTGYSTNAEVLEKLHDRHEIVPKILHFRQLGKLYSTYIEGLMKEINPKTHKIHTSYNQATTATGRLSSTEPNLQNIPIRLEEGKRIRQAFIPTNPDWVILAADYSQIELRVLAHIADDENLKEAFLQGADIHTKTAMDVFGVSADQVNSDMRRQAKAVNFGIVYGISDYGLSQNLNITRKEAASFIEKYFDVFTGVQHYMDDIVKKARKDGYVTTLLNRRRYLPEINHSNFNIRSFAERTAMNTPIQGTAADIIKLAMVNMRAVLKDKQLKSKMLLQVHDELVFEVPKEELELMRNLVPEVMEQAMELNVPLKADVSDGETWYDAK